In the Balaenoptera ricei isolate mBalRic1 chromosome 1, mBalRic1.hap2, whole genome shotgun sequence genome, GATTTTTGACGTTGTTTGCCATTTCTTGGGCTTCTCAAACCATTCTGTGTATTCTATCTAGTCTCCTGCATCTAATTTTCAAAAAGATTAGTCAAATaggagacaaggaaaagacccaTGGAAGGATTGGGTTTAGGAGTTTTGGCCTATAGATATTGACAAAAGCTCTGAGAATATCCCCACCTAGGAGACGGGTGTCAGAGAAAGCTGAAGTAGggatagaaaagagaaaggaataaaaatcagCAGAGAAATCAGTTCTTAGTGTTAATAATCATTCGCTCCCCGTTCCCCTCTAACAATCCTTCATCCCCCCAATTCCCAGTCTGTTACTGTTAATGCAAATAATTTCAAAgcttgtgtttgtttcaggtccTGCAAATCACCCTAGGATGTCCTTTAATAAGCAGCAGTGCAAACAGCCATGCATGCCTCCTGCATGTCTTCAAAAGACCCAAGGGCATTGCCAGGCAAAGGCTGAGGAGGTGTGCCTCCCCCCATGCCAGCACCCTTGCCAAAAGAAGTGACCAGTGCAAGCTCAAGAGGTGTGTCTTCCTCAGTGCCAGGAGTTAAACCAAGAAAACTTCTTACAGCAAGGCCAAGACCCATGCCTACCTCTATGTCAAGACCAAAGCCCACTTCAGTGTGTGGAGCCATGCCAGGAGATATCTCAGACAAAACGTGTGGAGGTTTGCCCACAGAAAGTCCAGGAGAAGTGCTTACCCCCTGGCAAGGGAAAGTAGCTGCTCATAATGCCATTTGGGGGTCAAGAAGATGATCCCAGCCCAACTTCAAACCCTGTCATGGTGACCTTCTCCTATGGGTACGTCTGTGTGCACCCTGCTCTTGCTTCCTGCCTTCTTCAGTATTCCAGGACTTGGTCTGTGTCTCTGAAGACAGTTCTCTCTGTATTTCCTCAACCTCTGTGAATAAATGTTGTTGTCAACAATCTATTAGAATGTCTCTGCTGTAGGAATGATGTGGTTATCAGGGGCGACCACAGAAGCCTAGTTCAGCTCCTTTGGGGCAAAAATTCACCCAACCCTGGGCGTGTAACAGCCAAGGATGCCTCCATCTTTCTTTCAGAGTGTCAACCTCTCACTTGAGCCTCAAAACAAACTGAATTTTGGTGGACTTTGTGTGGATCACCACCACCATGCATGTAGAGAAGAAGTTGGTGATGTTGCAAAAATCAAAAACTGGGTAattttgtctctgcatccccaaaaaagaacagaaaatgatTAGATGTTGGAATGTTGGTTGTGCTTTAGAAAAGGAAActaaatgaaatgtaaatgatTTATTCCAAACAGCCAATAAGGAAAGACGAGATGAAATGTTTGGGGTCCTGGTGGTTGATCTTTGTGCTTCATTGCTGACCTGCTTTAGGCCCTTTGTTTCCACCATGTATACTCTTTAGAGATGTGATTTGTGACTGTGTGGTGCAGGCTGGTCTGTTCTCCagcttctttgctttcttctccCTGGTGAAGGTAAAATGCAGAATAAAGCTGATCCTAAAACTGATGCCGGACTTGATGTGTGCTCATTCCTCTCCACCAACCAACAACCTGCTGTGCTTGTGAtgactattttttccttttttgagaaTCTGGAATAGGAATAAAAAACAgccctccagggcttccctggtggcacaatggttaagaatccacctgccaaggcaggggacac is a window encoding:
- the PRR9 gene encoding LOW QUALITY PROTEIN: proline-rich protein 9 (The sequence of the model RefSeq protein was modified relative to this genomic sequence to represent the inferred CDS: substituted 1 base at 1 genomic stop codon), which codes for MSFNKQQCKQPCMPPACLQKTQGHCQAKAEEVCLPPCQHPCQKKXPVQAQEVCLPQCQELNQENFLQQGQDPCLPLCQDQSPLQCVEPCQEISQTKRVEVCPQKVQEKCLPPGKGK